From the Salvelinus alpinus chromosome 12, SLU_Salpinus.1, whole genome shotgun sequence genome, the window tctctctacctacctctctctctctctctacctacctctctctctctctcgacctctcgctacctctctcgacctctcgctacctctctcgacctctctctctctctcgacctctctctcgacctctctctcgacctctctctcgacctctctctcgacctctctctctctctcgacctctctcgacctctctctctctctctctctctctctctctcgacctctctctcgacctctctctctctcgacctctctctctctctcgacctctctctctctctcgacctctctctctctctcgacctctctctctctctcgacctctctctctctctcgacctctctctctctctcgacctctctctcgacctctctctctacctctctctcgacctctcgcTACCTCTCGCTACCTCTCGacctctcgctacctctctcgacctctctcgacctctctctctctctcgacctctctctctctctctctctctctctctctctctcgacctctctctctctctctcgacctctctctctctctcgacctctctctctctctcgacctctctctctctctctctcgacctctctctctctctctctctctctcgacctctctctctctctcgacctctctctctctctcgacctctctctctctctctctctcgacctctctccactgatacaaccactgattattatttgaccctgctggtcatctatgaacatttgaacatcttgaagaacaatctggccttaatggccatgtactcttataatctccaccgggcacagccagaagaggactgccccccccgagcctggttcctctctaggtttcttcctaggttcctgcctttctagggagtttttcctagctgccgtgcttctacatctgcattgcttgctgtttggggttttaggctgggtttctgtataagcactttgtaacatctgctgatgtaaaaaataCTTTATGAATAAAATTTATTTGAAGAGATATACGCTACCTGCGCTCTTATCCAGAAAGTAAGCGAGCAGGCAGCGCATGACAGCCTGGTGACAGATGACCAGGACATTCTCCTGCCTTTCCAGCTCCATGATGACTGGCTCCAGACGCTGCACCAGGTCCTCATATGACTGAGGGAACAAGCAGAGGCCTGTTAATACACAcaaaaagcgagagagagagaattcgtGCTGTGATGGACTCACCTCTCCTTTAGGATAGCGGTAGCGGTATTTGTCCTGGTCTCTCAGTGCAAACTCCTGAGGGAAATGTCCCTGGATCTCCTCATACATCAtctcctcacacacaccctgaaagagggagagaaaacaaaacaacacaacaaGCCTGTTTAACAGCAAGCTTAAGAGACATGGTAACCGTCAATCACATTGACTGACGCAGAGCATAAACTTAGATAGATCTATAATCTattaaataataaatacaaacaaaATATAATACCAATAGCCAAAAAAGAAACAAACGtttgcacacacatacaaacacatacagcaTCTATCTCGTTGAGAGCCTTCCACTGCTCGTAGGGTACAGCCACAGCCTCAGCTGTCTGGATGGTCCTCTTCATCTGACTGGTCCACACCTTCAGATCCTTAATGTTCTGCTCTTGGATGAACTTCTCCAGACACTTTGCAAACTGGCCAACAGGCAGGGAGACAAATAATGACGTTACATGCAGTATATATTTCTATTACGAATAGAAGGATagacacatacaaacaaacaccTCCTTGCCCCTGCCAGACAGGCCAGAATCTCCTCCGATGCGTCCCTTGACGTTGTGGTCACTCTCTCCATGGCGACACAGGTAGATGGAGCGTGGTGTGATGTGGATGTTCATCAGGTAGTAGACGATGCGGCTCTGGATGTGGTCCTGGACCTGGTTCACCAGGTACCTCCGGCCCACATCCATTATCTTGATGTAGGACAGATCCCTGGGGGGTGGAGTATGAGTGACAATCAGATTTATTAGCAGTGTGAGGCTGTTAAATGACTGCGGACCTTGCCCATGTGTATTCTATGTGTGTGTATTCTCACCTGTCCAGTATATTGTCAGAGCGTATTCTGAAACcactagtgtgtgtttgtgtgtgtgtgcacactcaCCTGTCTAGAACTTCATCCAGTGGCTGGTAAGAGTTCTCATAGCACTTGATCCTCTTCATGAAATCCTCAACGACCTCTTCTGTATTACAGTCTATGTAGTCAGGACTACCCAGCTTCACTtgctgcacagacagacaggaaataaGAACAGGAAGAGGAAATGAGTCAGGAGAAATAGAGAAAGCGCATGCTAggagagcattttagctaaccctaacgcttttcctaaccttaacccaagtctcctaacctgccacgttaattaacctaacctgctgcgtaaattctTCTAGCATGCTATGGAAAAGTAACTTCCGGTCGTAGCTGTACACCCTCTAGTCAGAACTGGAAAACAGCTCTCTCGCTTCATTTCTGAAAGTTAGCCAGGGCATATCAACACAAAGATGGTAGAAATGATTAAATCAGGAGGCCTGTCTTACAGCAATATAAAATATCAAAGCAGAAGTCTTGAATTTTCTGCACAATCATGTCTGATCTTTTACATAACTAGTGGCCTACGTACAATGATGACAGATAGCAGAGATATCACACACCACTATGTTCTCCGCAATGACATCAGGGTCTTCACACACAGACTCCACAAAGAACACCTGGGAGGTTGAAAATGAAGATTCAGTATAAAATACACTACAGTGaaatatactgtacactataAGAAAAGTAGTGAATCCCACAAATAGACAATAACTACAGATACTAATGTCTGACTCTGGGGTTCCATACCTTAAAGCCGTTCTGCTCTGCAAACCTGGTGATGGTCCCTCTCCTCTGCCGTGTGGTGTTagtggcatcaaacacctgagGCAATGAAGGCCAAAGTCCAGTTAGTCACAACATCCTCATTACATTAAGGTTAAGAGTCCTGGGAGCACCAagcaaaacatgaacatgtaTATGAGTTGCGGTGCAAAATCAAACAAGTACTGTAGACTGAAGATCAATAGTGGGAAAAGGGGTACACAAGGTTATTTCTTGCAAAGTAGCCTACATGAACTAAGgacgtaccagtgactcgctcaatacggaagtggtcagatgacgcggatgctacactacaagACTGTttagctagcacagactggaatatgttccgggattcatccaatggcattgaggagtataccacctcagtcaccggcttcatcaataagtgcatcgatgaattcttccccacagtgaccgtacgtacatatcccaaccagaagccatggattacagggaacatccacaccgagctaaaggctagaactgccgctttcaaggagcgggacactaatcaggACGCTTATaggaaatcccgctacgccctcagacaaaccatcaaacaagcaaagcgtcaatacaggaataagattgaatcctactacaccggctctgactttcatcggatgtggcagagcttaaactattacagactacaaagggaaacccagccgcgagctgcccagtgacgcaagcctaccagacgagctaaatgcctttaatgctcgcttcgaggcaagcaacactgaagcatgcaagaGAGCACCAgccgttccggacgactgtgtgatcacgctctcggtAGCAAGACCTTTAAAACACGTCAACACAAAAAGCCACGGGGCTTCACAAAgccacggggccagacggattaccaggatgtgtacttaatgcatgcacggaccaactggcaagtgtcttcactgacattttcaacctttccctgaccgagttagtaatacagttgaagttggaagtttacatacacttaggatggagtcattaaaactcgtttttcaaccactccacaaatttcttgttaacctttctaggacatgcattccgctagcggaacccctgacaacattccgctgaaaaggcagcgcgggaaattcaaaaatattttttagaaatatgtaactttcgcacattaacaagtccaatacagcaaatgaaagataaacatcttgttaatctacccatcgtgtccgatttaaaaaatgttttacagcgaaagcacaacatatgattatgttagatcaccgccaagtccaaaaaacacacagccattttcccagccaaagataggagtcacaaaaagcagaaatagagataaaatgaatcactaacctttgatgatcttcatcagatgacagtcataggacatcatgttacacaatacatgtatgttttgttcgataatgtgcatatttatatccaaaaatctcagtttacattggcgccatgttcagaaatacctccaaaatatccagagaaattgcagagccacatcaaataacagaaatactcatcatacactttgatgaaagatacatgttttacatagaattaaatatacacttgttcttaatgcaaccgctgtgtcagatttcaaaaaacctttatggaaaaagcacaccatgcaataatctgagacggcgctcagatataaacaaaattcctccgccatgttggagtcaacagaaatacaaaattacatcataaatattcccttacctttgatgatcttcatcagaatgcactcccaggaatcctagttccacaataaattgttgttttgttcgataatgtcaattatttatgtccaagtagctacttttgctagcacgtttagtacacgtccaaacgctcgcgcaggtccaggcgaactcggacgaaaacttcaaaaagttatattacaggtcgaataaacttgtcaaactaagtagagaatcaatcttcagaatgttgttatcataaatatccaataacgttccaaccggagaattcctttgtgtctctagaagtactggaacgcaagtcgatatcatgtggatggcgcatgaccaggaactggcactctgccagaccactgactcaaacacctcccatccggcccaacatcacagtagaagcttcattcaacgttctacagactgttgacatctagtggaaggcgtaggaagtgcagaTCCATAttccactgggatttcaataTGCGATGAGTTGacaatcgaccagcctcagaatttccacttcctgtttggaagtttgcctgccatatgagttctgttatactcacagacatcattcaaacagttttagaaacttcagagtgttttatatccaatagtaataataatatgcatatattaacatctaggacagagtaggaggcagttcactctgggcacgctattcatccaaagtgaaaatgctgccccctatccctaaaaagttaacaagctatagttttggcaagtcagttaggacatctactttgtgcatgacacaagtaattgttacaacaattgtttacagacagattatttcacttataattcactgtatcactattccagtgggtcagaagtttacatacactaagttgactgtgcctttaaacagcatgaaaaattcaaaaaaaatgatggtatggctttagaagcttctgataggctaattgacatcatttgagtcaattggaggtgtacctgtggatgcatttcaaggcctaccttcaaactcagtgcctctttgcttgacatcatgggaaaatcaaaagtaaaTCGGCcaagaaaaactgagtttaaatctatttggctaaggtgtatgtaaacttcccacttcaactgtacctacacatgtttcaagcagatcaccatagtccctgtgccagaGGAAGCgaatgtaacctgcctaaatgattactaacccgtagcactcatgtctgtagccatgaagtgctttgaaaggctggtcatggctcacaacaccatcatcccggaaaccctagacccactccaattcgcatatcgcctcaacagatgacacaatctcaatctttcttgaactgcatttttggttaagggcttgtaagtaagcatttcacggtaaagtctacacctgttgtattcggagcatgtgacaaataaaatgtgatttgaattaCATTTACTGTGCACCCTTTTCCCCCATTCATCAACATCCTCATTCACAAACTGATCATGAGCCACACTTAAGTCACTGTGGATCTAATCTGGGTCCAGTCTGTTTATCTAACATTCCACTCCAAGTATGTGTCTTATCTTTATCAGGACAAGGCGTGCCAAGAAGTGGAAtgatagctaaacagactggtagcCATACAAGGTCAGATCTACTCTACTTACCGCCACCTGGCCCCGCTCCACACTCAGGTACTGGCGCACATCATTCAGCGCTGTCAGTGCACACTGCCTATGGGTGGACACATACACAACAGAATCAAAAAGATGACCAGAAAGTGACACTGTAGGTAAAGATCTACGAGAATGAACTGAATTCAAACTTCGCTAATATAAAGCAACTGGTCAAAACGTAAATATTAATGTAAATACAACTCTTTGTTCTTTCAACGGTCTCTGCCTATTAAAAAGCTCAATAAAGAGTGCATTCCCTGCAACTTTGGTCTGTAATAAGATATAAGTGAATAGAGTGGTGGGTTAGGCCTAACTTGACCTGTTCAGCTCATTCCAAAACCCCTCCTCCAGCCTCACCTCCTGATCTTCAGCCCCTCTTCATTGTCTGGACGGAAAAACTCAAAGGACTTGTAGATCTTTACACACTCTCTCCTGTACTGACCCACGTTGAACTCTAAACAACACAGACATACTATCAGTCAACCctatttcctgtgtgtgtgtgtgtgtgtgagagagagagagagagagagtgagtgagagacctCAAAAGAGACAGCTAATGAGAGAGCTTGAGCTGGTACCTTTGGTTGGCACACCAATCCAGTTGAGATAGCGGGTCAGCTTCTTGGAGATGTAGGTCTTACCTCTGGCTGGGAGGCCAACTGTCACAATAAGGGTGGGACAGTTGGTCAtacatactgagagagagaggagatacagaaaAATAGGGGGGAAAAATAGGACGAGAGACAGAAAGTTTAATGACTATTGTACACAGACACAGTGAATGTCAGTGGATGGTACAGTCTGTCGTTGAATCAAATGGGACAGTGACCCATTAATGCAGAATCTAATCAACAACTCAGACCTTAATTAAGGTGTAGACTGGATGGAGCAGTTTTGTTGTATCATTTGAGAAAAGGTGAAGCAGATGCAAAAAGATACTTGTATACACTAGGGTGATTtgttgatgaaacaaaaacaaactcagcaaaaaaagaaacgtcctctcactatcaactgcgtttattttcagcaaaattaacatgtgtaaatatttgtatgaacataacaagattcaacaactgaaacataaactgaacaagttccacagacatgtgactaacagaaattgaataatgtgtccctggacaaaaggggagtcaaaatcaaaagtaagtgtcagtatctggtgtggccaccagctgcattaagtgcatctcctcctcattgactgcaccagatttgccagttcttgctgtgagatgttaccccactcttccaccaaggcacctgcaagttcccagacatttctgggggaatggccatagccctcaccctccgatccaacaggccccagacgtgctcaatgggattgagatccgggctcttcgctggtcatggcagaacactgacattcctgtctcgcaggaaatcacgcagtatggctggtggcattgtcatgctggagggtcatgtcaggatgagcctgcgggaagggtaccacatgagggaggaggatggcttccctgtaacgcacagtgttgagatttccgatgatgctgtgacacaccgccccagaccatgacggaccctccacctccaaatcgatcccgctccagagtacaggcctcagtgtaacgctcattcctttgacgataaacgcgaatccgaccatcaccactggtgagacaaaaccgcgactcgtcagtgaagagcactttttgccagtcctgtttgGTCCAGCGATGGTTGagttgtgcccataggcaatgttgttgccggtgatgtctggtgaggacctgccttacaacaggcctacaagccctcagtccagcctctctcagcctattgcggacagtctgagcactgatggaggaattgtgcgttcctggtgtaactcgggcagttgttgttgccatcctgtacctgtcccgcagttgtgatgttcggatgtaccgatcctgtgcaggtgttgttacaggtGGTCTGCcaatgcgaggacgatcagctgtccatcctgtctcgctgtagtgctgtcttaggcgactcacagtacgaacattgcaatttattgccctggccacatctgcagtcctcatgcctccttgcagcatgcctaaggcacgttcacgcagatgagcaggaaccctgggcatctttcttttggtgtttttcagagtcagtagaaaggcctctttagtgtcttaagttttcataactgtgaccttaattgcctaccatctgtaagctgttagtgtctcatcgaccgttccacgggtgcatgttcataaattgtttattgaacaagcatgggaaacagtgtttaaaccctttacaatgaagatctgtgaagttatttagatgtctgaaaaagggacgtttctttttttgctgagtttagcatGATTTTGGGGGATTTCCACAAAATTTTATCCATAGAAGGGTCCTTTTGGAGGAAATATTATTgacatatattttacatttgtatcttaaagcataattgagaaataatgaaTTGAAGTTGGAACATTTGTGACATTTTGGCCTCCTTTAAAAACTGAAGTTGGTGTCAAATGAAGCTTTACCgcttgctctgtaatatgagtagCATTTTCTTACATTAATTCATGAATATTGAAAATATAAAGATTAATGCAAAAAATCTTTAATAATCTggcaattacatttttattttttattttttaaatatatactcTACAGCATttcaaagttccagagtgggatcTCATCTACTTTTAGAGTTAAGAGCCAATTTGTAAGTGTTACCAACAGAGTGAAtgtgaaaatggattcaaaatggtcaccATCTGCTGGTGATTTGCAGGATGTGCAATGATGCAAGTTAAAAGGAGAGCAATTGGTTACATTGCCTACTATGCCAATTTATCTGTATGAGGTGGTCCATAACTTTAAAAAGAGACTTCCTTTAAAAAGCAACTAATCACTTTGAAAACAGTCTGTGGCATagatattagaggtcgaccgattaatcggaatggccgattaaatcggggccgatttcaagttttcataacaatcggaaatcggtatttttgggcgccgatttgcctatttaatatttttttttttttacacagctttatttaatctttatttaactaggcaagtcagttaagaacacattcttattttcaatgacggcctaggaacaaacgaggcagaacgacagatttttaaccttgtcagctcgggggatccaatcttgcaaccttgcagttaactagtccaatgctctaacacctgattacattgcactccacgaggagcctgcctgttacgcaaatgcagtaagctaaggtaagttgctagctagcattaaacttatcttataaaaaacaatcaatcaatgactgtcattgctccaatgtgtacttaaccataaacatcaatgcctttcttaaaatcaatacacaagtatatatttttaaacctgcatatttagctaaaaaacatccaggttagcaggcaatattaaccaggtgaaattgtgtcatttctcttgcgttcattgcacgcagagtcagggtatatgcaacagtctggctctttgcgaactaattatgtcataacattgaaggttgtgcaatgtaacaggaatatttagactcatggatgccacccgttagataaaatacggaacggaataaacgttttgttttcgaggtgatagtttccagattagccaaaggtatatggtttagagagaaatagtcgacgcgttataattcctgtaataacttgcggctgaatttgaaaggggttccttcgttattttaccgttcatgtcttccatagagaatgtcttgatctacttcaaataaggtctgtgtttcgtgcaggcttaaacagCCTCGGcattttgatacccgtgtaaatctcactaggataaggtaacgtttgtcaacatattttcataaatccactctacaaattttttaaatcttcgcttatatttagccaatattgatcagagttaccttgtcctatggatatctacacagttataaaattagcacggtgatgtaagcctacacgaaacatagaccttattttaagtgaatcaaaaaaatatcctatggaataaatgaaggaaccgcttttcagattttgctaggtgtcatgggaattatgacttgcactttggttgtcaattcttaccatgcccattattaaaataggatttcctgcatatagaaattaaagtttttgttttcaacattcatcacaggtaacttactctatttttattcaaacagttgagagtatttgtctcctaagcagactcttcagtatcattgtcacttcagagctgtgtgcgtgtgtgtatttatgtattatattaagttaaaataaaagtgttcattgttcattcagtattgttgcaattgtcattattacaaaaatgtgtgtgtgtatgatatatatacacatatcaatttttattttattttttatataaatcggccgattaatcggtatcggctttttttgtcctccaataatcggtatcggtattgaaaaatcataatcggtcgacctctaatagatatgagtcaaaattgactacaaagcgTAAAAGGATAATTTTGGTTATAAAGTCAGTCGCGTCTAAAACGGAGTTTGGAACATCCGTGCGTCAGAATAGG encodes:
- the LOC139536610 gene encoding 6-phosphofructo-2-kinase/fructose-2,6-bisphosphatase 4-like isoform X3 — encoded protein: MRVSCRPRATRDMAVCMTNCPTLIVTVGLPARGKTYISKKLTRYLNWIGVPTKEFNVGQYRRECVKIYKSFEFFRPDNEEGLKIRRQCALTALNDVRQYLSVERGQVAVFDATNTTRQRRGTITRFAEQNGFKVFFVESVCEDPDVIAENIVQVKLGSPDYIDCNTEEVVEDFMKRIKCYENSYQPLDEVLDRDLSYIKIMDVGRRYLVNQVQDHIQSRIVYYLMNIHITPRSIYLCRHGESDHNVKGRIGGDSGLSGRGKEFAKCLEKFIQEQNIKDLKVWTSQMKRTIQTAEAVAVPYEQWKALNEIDAGVCEEMMYEEIQGHFPQEFALRDQDKYRYRYPKGESYEDLVQRLEPVIMELERQENVLVICHQAVMRCLLAYFLDKSAEELPYLKCPLHTVLKLTPVAYGCKVESVFLNVEAVNTHRDRPENVDTSRMPEEALFTVPAHQ
- the LOC139536610 gene encoding 6-phosphofructo-2-kinase/fructose-2,6-bisphosphatase 4-like isoform X2; this encodes MNSNEDVMMATSPRELTQNPLKKIWMPCKNGLPEKHISQRRVCMTNCPTLIVTVGLPARGKTYISKKLTRYLNWIGVPTKEFNVGQYRRECVKIYKSFEFFRPDNEEGLKIRRQCALTALNDVRQYLSVERGQVAVFDATNTTRQRRGTITRFAEQNGFKVFFVESVCEDPDVIAENIVQVKLGSPDYIDCNTEEVVEDFMKRIKCYENSYQPLDEVLDRDLSYIKIMDVGRRYLVNQVQDHIQSRIVYYLMNIHITPRSIYLCRHGESDHNVKGRIGGDSGLSGRGKEFAKCLEKFIQEQNIKDLKVWTSQMKRTIQTAEAVAVPYEQWKALNEIDAGVCEEMMYEEIQGHFPQEFALRDQDKYRYRYPKGESYEDLVQRLEPVIMELERQENVLVICHQAVMRCLLAYFLDKSAEELPYLKCPLHTVLKLTPVAYGCKVESVFLNVEAVNTHRDRPEVGTPRM
- the LOC139536610 gene encoding 6-phosphofructo-2-kinase/fructose-2,6-bisphosphatase 4-like isoform X1, translated to MNSNEDVMMATSPRELTQNPLKKIWMPCKNGLPEKHISQRRVCMTNCPTLIVTVGLPARGKTYISKKLTRYLNWIGVPTKEFNVGQYRRECVKIYKSFEFFRPDNEEGLKIRRQCALTALNDVRQYLSVERGQVAVFDATNTTRQRRGTITRFAEQNGFKVFFVESVCEDPDVIAENIVQVKLGSPDYIDCNTEEVVEDFMKRIKCYENSYQPLDEVLDRDLSYIKIMDVGRRYLVNQVQDHIQSRIVYYLMNIHITPRSIYLCRHGESDHNVKGRIGGDSGLSGRGKEFAKCLEKFIQEQNIKDLKVWTSQMKRTIQTAEAVAVPYEQWKALNEIDAGVCEEMMYEEIQGHFPQEFALRDQDKYRYRYPKGESYEDLVQRLEPVIMELERQENVLVICHQAVMRCLLAYFLDKSAEELPYLKCPLHTVLKLTPVAYGCKVESVFLNVEAVNTHRDRPENVDTSRMPEEALFTVPAHQ